A single region of the Selenomonas sp. oral taxon 920 genome encodes:
- a CDS encoding PTS mannitol transporter subunit IICBA: MGKQGGGAQEAMQKFGRFLSGMVMPNIGAFIAWGFLTALFIPTGWMPNEYLAQVGGPMSKWLIPLLIGYSGGAAIYGHRGGVMAAIATSGIIAGSDIPMFLGAMIMGPLGGYIIKKFDDAIRDSIPGGFEMLVNNFSLGILGGILAMIAYAVVGPVVGGANDILRSGVEGIVAMGLLPLASIIIEPAKVLFLNNALNHGVLSPLGIQQAQEYGKSMFFLLEANPGPGFGILLAYWLFGKGMAKSSSPGAMIIHVLGGIHEIYFPYILMKPILIVAAIAGGMSGVFTLGLLGGGLIAPSSPGSIFAIIAMTPNGSALFANLSAFAVATAVSCAVASVFIKMSKDVEEDSLESARESMADMKNRGKDLPAEKKVAGKDLKVIVYACDAGMGSSALGAAALRKKLKKDGYTDISVTNCAIGAIPGEAQLVISHEKLAERALADSPQAEHIWVRDFTQNNVYEIVTERLKEAHVAADVPASDAEAEATDTVSAGVLLKENVKVGLPSVSREDAVTAAGRMLVASGYVDEGYVQGMLNREQDLSTYIGKGIAIPHGENAVKDTIKKTGIVVCQYPEGVKFGDETAHLVIGIAGVGNDHLAILANIATMVGDYTDEQLAELFKTKSVEQLYEVFTKAD, encoded by the coding sequence ATGGGTAAACAAGGTGGAGGTGCACAGGAGGCCATGCAGAAATTTGGCCGCTTCCTGTCCGGAATGGTGATGCCGAACATCGGCGCATTTATCGCATGGGGCTTTCTGACGGCACTCTTTATCCCGACGGGGTGGATGCCGAACGAATACCTCGCACAGGTCGGCGGTCCGATGAGCAAGTGGCTGATTCCTCTGCTGATCGGCTACAGCGGCGGCGCAGCAATCTATGGACATCGCGGCGGTGTCATGGCGGCGATTGCCACGTCCGGCATCATCGCGGGCTCGGACATCCCGATGTTTCTCGGCGCGATGATTATGGGACCTCTGGGCGGCTATATCATCAAGAAATTTGACGATGCCATCCGCGACAGCATCCCGGGCGGCTTTGAGATGTTGGTCAACAACTTCTCGCTCGGCATTCTCGGCGGCATCCTCGCGATGATTGCCTACGCCGTTGTCGGCCCCGTGGTCGGCGGTGCGAACGACATCCTGCGCAGCGGCGTGGAGGGAATCGTTGCAATGGGGCTTCTGCCGCTCGCATCCATCATCATCGAGCCGGCAAAGGTCCTCTTCCTCAACAACGCGCTCAACCACGGCGTGCTCAGTCCGCTCGGCATCCAGCAGGCGCAGGAATACGGCAAGTCCATGTTCTTCCTGCTTGAGGCAAACCCGGGTCCCGGTTTCGGCATCCTGCTTGCGTACTGGCTCTTTGGCAAGGGGATGGCAAAGTCCTCCTCGCCCGGCGCAATGATCATTCACGTTCTCGGCGGTATTCACGAAATCTACTTCCCGTACATCCTCATGAAGCCGATACTCATCGTTGCGGCGATTGCGGGCGGTATGTCCGGCGTGTTCACCCTCGGTCTCCTCGGCGGCGGTCTGATTGCACCGTCCTCCCCAGGCTCGATTTTCGCGATCATCGCCATGACCCCGAACGGCTCGGCACTCTTTGCAAACCTCTCGGCGTTCGCCGTTGCAACGGCGGTTTCCTGCGCGGTTGCCTCTGTCTTTATCAAGATGTCGAAGGATGTCGAGGAGGATTCTCTTGAGTCGGCACGCGAGAGTATGGCGGACATGAAGAATCGCGGCAAGGATCTCCCCGCAGAGAAGAAGGTTGCGGGCAAGGATCTGAAGGTTATCGTCTACGCCTGCGACGCGGGCATGGGCTCCTCCGCGCTCGGTGCTGCGGCACTCCGCAAAAAGCTCAAGAAGGACGGCTACACGGACATCTCCGTCACGAACTGCGCCATCGGCGCAATTCCCGGTGAGGCACAGCTCGTCATCTCGCATGAAAAGCTCGCGGAACGTGCACTTGCAGACTCGCCGCAGGCAGAGCACATCTGGGTGCGCGACTTTACGCAGAACAATGTCTATGAGATTGTCACCGAGCGTTTGAAGGAAGCTCATGTTGCGGCAGATGTGCCGGCATCCGATGCGGAAGCCGAGGCGACGGATACCGTCAGCGCGGGCGTTCTGCTCAAGGAGAATGTCAAGGTCGGTCTCCCGAGCGTCAGCCGCGAGGATGCAGTCACGGCAGCGGGCAGGATGCTTGTGGCGAGCGGCTACGTCGACGAGGGCTATGTGCAGGGAATGCTGAATCGTGAGCAGGATCTCTCGACCTACATCGGCAAGGGAATTGCGATCCCGCACGGAGAGAATGCGGTCAAGGATACGATCAAGAAGACGGGCATCGTCGTCTGCCAGTATCCCGAGGGCGTCAAGTTCGGCGATGAGACGGCACATCTCGTCATCGGCATTGCAGGCGTCGGCAACGACCACCTTGCCATCCTCGCGAATATTGCCACCATGGTCGGCGACTATACGGATGAGCAGCTCGCAGAGCTCTTCAAGACGAAGAGTGTCGAGCAGTTGTACGAAGTCTTTACGAAGGCGGACTGA
- a CDS encoding ABC transporter ATP-binding protein: protein MIEIRLNEVSQMFEGREVLHQLTHSFHGGCVTAVAGANGSGKSTLLRLAARLMLPTSGMIDTLLDGTPVNGADYRRLLAMATPEMELYTRLTVRENLSFLLSARGVSCEEAYLQELLARVGLPAEVLPRMTGQLSTGMRQRVRLAVVLGTDAEVWLLDEPGLALDEQGRALLLSEARAAAKRGRLILWATNEPEERKAADACFDLTSGSECRP, encoded by the coding sequence ATGATTGAAATTCGTTTGAACGAGGTCAGTCAAATGTTTGAAGGGCGTGAAGTCCTGCATCAACTGACACATTCCTTTCATGGCGGCTGTGTAACAGCGGTTGCGGGCGCGAATGGCAGCGGAAAATCAACGCTTCTGCGTCTCGCAGCACGGCTCATGCTTCCAACATCCGGGATGATTGATACGCTTCTGGATGGTACACCTGTCAATGGAGCAGACTACCGCAGACTGCTTGCAATGGCGACACCGGAGATGGAGCTGTATACGCGCCTGACGGTGCGGGAGAATCTCAGCTTTCTGCTCTCCGCACGCGGGGTTTCATGTGAGGAGGCATATTTGCAGGAGCTTCTCGCGCGTGTCGGACTGCCCGCAGAGGTTCTGCCACGTATGACAGGGCAGCTCTCGACGGGGATGCGCCAGCGCGTACGGCTCGCCGTCGTTCTCGGTACGGATGCCGAGGTGTGGCTGCTCGATGAGCCGGGGCTTGCTCTCGATGAACAGGGGCGTGCTCTGCTCCTCAGTGAGGCTCGTGCAGCGGCGAAGAGGGGGCGGCTCATCCTGTGGGCGACGAATGAACCGGAGGAAAGGAAGGCGGCGGATGCGTGCTTCGATCTTACGAGCGGCTCTGAATGTCGCCCGTAA
- a CDS encoding mannitol-1-phosphate 5-dehydrogenase gives MKQAIHFGGGNIGRGFIGELLVRSGYEVTFVDVAETLVDEINARRSYDIEVVGSDPKTIHVEHVKAINSNVNLDELLDAFVTADIVTTAIGPNILKFIAPNIAKGLARRVEKNATPLNIIACENMVGGSTVLKNFVYEHLADDVKEKVTRCIGFPDAAVDRIVPIQHNEDPLLVKVEPFCEWDVDRKGVVGAEPQIEGLTWVDNLEAYIERKLFSVNTGHASIAYMAYLKGIEDIASAMKDEEIVAFVRRVWAETSELLIEKYGFDREKHAAYIRTAEERFKNPHLSDAVTRVARGPKRKLGAKDRLVSPAVQLMERGKKPEALATVIAAALHFDFADDPEAVEVQSFIKENGIEKAITHFTEIPADSELFKLVVEKNAALKK, from the coding sequence ATGAAACAGGCAATTCATTTCGGCGGCGGCAACATCGGCCGCGGCTTTATCGGGGAACTGCTCGTGCGTTCGGGCTATGAGGTTACATTTGTCGATGTTGCGGAGACACTGGTTGACGAGATCAACGCGCGCCGCTCCTATGACATCGAGGTGGTCGGCAGCGATCCGAAGACCATTCACGTCGAGCACGTCAAGGCGATCAACAGCAATGTGAACCTCGATGAGCTGCTGGATGCATTTGTCACGGCAGATATCGTGACCACCGCCATCGGACCAAACATCTTGAAGTTTATTGCGCCGAATATTGCAAAGGGGCTTGCGCGCCGCGTCGAGAAGAACGCGACGCCGCTGAACATCATCGCGTGCGAGAATATGGTCGGCGGCTCGACCGTTCTCAAGAACTTTGTCTACGAGCACCTTGCAGACGATGTGAAGGAGAAAGTCACGCGCTGCATCGGTTTCCCCGACGCTGCCGTCGATCGCATTGTGCCCATCCAACACAACGAGGATCCGCTGCTCGTGAAGGTCGAGCCGTTCTGCGAATGGGATGTTGACCGCAAGGGCGTGGTCGGCGCAGAGCCGCAGATCGAGGGGCTGACGTGGGTGGACAATCTCGAAGCCTACATCGAGCGCAAGCTCTTCTCCGTCAACACGGGGCATGCCTCGATTGCCTACATGGCATATCTGAAAGGCATTGAGGACATCGCATCGGCGATGAAGGACGAGGAGATCGTCGCATTCGTTCGCCGCGTCTGGGCGGAGACGAGCGAACTGCTCATCGAGAAGTACGGATTTGACCGTGAGAAGCACGCGGCATACATCCGCACGGCAGAGGAACGGTTTAAAAATCCGCATCTTTCCGACGCTGTGACGCGCGTCGCACGCGGGCCGAAACGCAAGCTCGGCGCAAAGGATCGTCTCGTCTCCCCGGCAGTGCAGCTCATGGAGCGCGGCAAAAAGCCCGAGGCTCTGGCAACCGTCATCGCCGCCGCCCTCCATTTCGACTTCGCGGATGATCCCGAGGCAGTCGAGGTACAGAGCTTCATCAAGGAGAACGGCATTGAGAAGGCGATCACGCACTTCACGGAGATTCCGGCAGACTCTGAACTTTTCAAACTCGTTGTAGAGAAGAATGCAGCGTTGAAGAAGTAA
- a CDS encoding heme exporter protein CcmB — protein sequence MRASILRAALNVARKELLDGIRLRAGYVTMGMFALTVIAFLSMSLAWGTMDVRLASALLWIVIFFAATLQGERLFAEEAAAGTLLFLWIYVPAQAVLFGKMAAHFITLVVLAALVFPLVVILMDAPLVLNACFVGTLFLGLWGMAAADTLLAAVAANASVRGGLVPVLLLPSMLPILLPAISLSAGEGEPVLLGGMLIYDMALTVGASMLFDSLWIES from the coding sequence ATGCGTGCTTCGATCTTACGAGCGGCTCTGAATGTCGCCCGTAAAGAACTCCTCGACGGCATCCGTCTCCGCGCCGGCTATGTGACGATGGGGATGTTCGCACTGACGGTGATTGCCTTTCTGAGTATGTCGCTCGCGTGGGGGACGATGGATGTCCGCCTTGCGTCGGCACTCCTCTGGATTGTGATTTTCTTTGCGGCGACGCTGCAGGGAGAGCGGCTCTTTGCGGAGGAGGCTGCGGCGGGCACGCTGCTCTTTTTGTGGATCTACGTTCCGGCACAGGCGGTGCTCTTCGGCAAGATGGCGGCGCATTTCATTACGCTTGTCGTGCTTGCCGCACTCGTTTTTCCTCTTGTTGTCATTCTGATGGATGCACCGCTTGTCCTCAACGCCTGCTTCGTTGGCACCTTGTTTTTAGGGCTATGGGGCATGGCGGCAGCAGATACGCTGCTGGCGGCAGTCGCAGCAAATGCGAGTGTACGTGGGGGGCTTGTTCCCGTCCTGCTGCTTCCGTCCATGCTGCCGATTCTCCTGCCCGCGATCTCTCTCTCGGCAGGTGAGGGAGAGCCAGTGCTCCTTGGCGGTATGCTGATCTATGATATGGCGCTCACGGTGGGCGCGTCGATGTTGTTTGATTCTCTCTGGATTGAGAGTTAG
- a CDS encoding aldo/keto reductase, with the protein MNYRKLGNLTVSSVGLGCMGMSQSYGAPADKKEMRELIAAAVDMGITLFDTAEAYGTPDDPHDNEKLVGAALAPYRDKIVLATKFGIHFDMSLLKEGKSPIVPNARPEVIRASVDSSLQRLGTDYIDLYYQHRVDPQIPAEEVAGVMGDLINEGKIRHWGISEATEEDIRRAHTVCPLTAVQNRYSMMARAYESLFPVLEELNVGFVAFSPFANGVLTGVYDKSSVFAEGDMRARMPQFSAAAMEENSQLLALLQNIAEERGATCGQIALAWMLCKKPYIVPIPGTRKYSRLAENAGAANIVLTAEDVAAIDARLETIPMSAVFGIIRK; encoded by the coding sequence ATGAACTACCGCAAACTTGGAAATCTTACCGTTTCGTCGGTTGGACTTGGCTGCATGGGGATGAGCCAGAGCTATGGCGCACCCGCCGACAAGAAGGAGATGCGTGAGCTGATTGCCGCTGCCGTGGATATGGGCATCACGCTCTTTGACACGGCGGAGGCATACGGAACGCCCGATGATCCGCATGACAATGAGAAGCTGGTCGGTGCGGCACTTGCACCTTATCGGGACAAGATTGTGCTCGCTACGAAGTTTGGTATCCATTTCGATATGAGCCTGCTGAAAGAGGGCAAAAGCCCGATCGTCCCAAATGCGCGTCCCGAAGTGATCCGTGCGTCTGTGGATTCGTCACTGCAGAGACTTGGCACGGACTATATCGATCTCTACTACCAGCACCGCGTTGACCCGCAGATCCCTGCCGAGGAGGTCGCGGGTGTAATGGGGGATCTGATAAACGAAGGAAAGATTCGTCACTGGGGTATCTCCGAGGCGACGGAGGAGGACATTCGCCGTGCACACACTGTCTGTCCGCTCACGGCAGTGCAAAACCGTTACTCGATGATGGCGCGTGCATACGAATCCCTCTTTCCCGTGCTCGAGGAACTGAACGTTGGATTTGTCGCGTTCTCTCCGTTTGCAAACGGTGTGCTCACGGGAGTCTACGACAAATCTTCCGTATTCGCGGAGGGGGATATGCGTGCGCGGATGCCCCAGTTCAGTGCGGCAGCAATGGAGGAAAATAGTCAGCTGCTCGCACTTCTTCAAAACATCGCTGAGGAGAGGGGGGCGACATGCGGGCAGATCGCACTCGCATGGATGCTCTGCAAGAAGCCGTACATCGTGCCAATTCCGGGTACGCGTAAGTATTCGCGTCTTGCAGAGAATGCAGGTGCGGCAAACATTGTACTTACGGCTGAGGATGTTGCTGCGATTGATGCACGTTTGGAGACGATTCCAATGTCGGCGGTTTTTGGCATCATACGAAAGTAA
- the tsaB gene encoding tRNA (adenosine(37)-N6)-threonylcarbamoyltransferase complex dimerization subunit type 1 TsaB, with the protein MSILSIDTSSQVSSVAVLSAERVAAEISMQGALTHSETLMPHIETALRMARVEKSELEGIAVSIGPGSFTGLRIGLASAKMMAYALHIPLIVVPTLEALAHHYICEGVRLVPMMDAQKGNVYAQEFMWEAGLDGLHLRETHVLSILPLTEVIAGLENAEQPVILLGDAMQKKTTLALPANVRLAPIHARMPRAACVGLAALTRFARGEMDDPVTVAPLYLRRSEAEVLWEKRHGTERAQ; encoded by the coding sequence TTGTCAATCCTGAGCATTGATACCTCCTCGCAGGTCTCGAGTGTTGCCGTTCTGTCGGCGGAGCGCGTTGCGGCAGAGATCAGCATGCAGGGAGCACTGACGCACTCGGAGACGCTGATGCCGCACATCGAGACGGCACTCCGTATGGCGCGTGTGGAAAAATCTGAACTTGAGGGAATCGCCGTCAGCATCGGTCCCGGCTCGTTCACGGGGCTGCGCATCGGACTTGCGTCGGCAAAGATGATGGCGTACGCCCTGCACATTCCCCTCATCGTAGTACCGACACTCGAGGCGCTTGCCCATCACTATATCTGTGAGGGTGTGCGCCTCGTTCCTATGATGGACGCGCAGAAAGGAAATGTCTATGCGCAGGAATTCATGTGGGAGGCCGGGCTGGATGGATTGCACCTAAGAGAGACGCATGTACTCTCCATCCTTCCTCTGACGGAGGTCATCGCGGGATTGGAGAATGCAGAGCAGCCTGTGATTTTGCTCGGCGATGCCATGCAGAAGAAAACGACGCTCGCACTTCCGGCAAATGTGCGCCTTGCTCCGATTCATGCGCGGATGCCGCGTGCGGCGTGTGTAGGGCTCGCGGCACTCACGCGGTTTGCACGCGGGGAGATGGACGATCCCGTGACCGTTGCACCGCTCTACCTGCGCCGCAGTGAGGCAGAGGTGCTCTGGGAGAAGCGGCATGGTACGGAGAGAGCGCAGTGA
- the tsaE gene encoding tRNA (adenosine(37)-N6)-threonylcarbamoyltransferase complex ATPase subunit type 1 TsaE, with amino-acid sequence MLTCITHSPEETAHLAGTIGKIIHEGTVICLDGELGVGKTLFVRALARTLGVESDVTSPTFNLMNIYEAACPIVHFDLYRIESEEELEDIGFYEYVEATEGIVLIEWAEKFPDAMPEDRVQVNIAALDGEERQFTFAAEGELSTALLEELSDIVNPEH; translated from the coding sequence ATGCTCACCTGTATCACGCATTCTCCCGAGGAGACTGCGCATTTAGCGGGAACGATCGGTAAAATCATCCACGAGGGAACAGTTATCTGCCTCGACGGGGAGCTTGGGGTGGGCAAGACGCTCTTTGTGCGTGCGCTTGCGCGGACGCTAGGCGTGGAGAGCGATGTGACGAGCCCAACGTTCAACCTCATGAACATCTATGAGGCGGCATGTCCCATTGTGCATTTTGACCTCTATCGAATCGAATCCGAGGAGGAACTGGAAGACATCGGCTTCTATGAGTACGTTGAGGCGACGGAGGGCATTGTTCTGATCGAGTGGGCGGAGAAATTTCCCGATGCGATGCCTGAGGATCGCGTGCAGGTGAACATCGCGGCACTGGACGGGGAGGAGCGGCAGTTCACCTTTGCCGCCGAAGGGGAGTTGAGTACGGCTCTCTTGGAGGAGTTGAGCGATATTGTCAATCCTGAGCATTGA
- the rimI gene encoding ribosomal protein S18-alanine N-acetyltransferase, with translation MIHFRTLLPEDAEAVAAVERESFPTPWSREDFWREASNDFACYIVALEDAEIIGFGGCWISFEEAQVTNIALTSAQRGRGLGKDLMTRLMCAAAARGAERMTLEVRPSNTSALRLYEGLGFAAIGVRKKYYQDNDEDAILMWHTKLKEFANERCAGETDARD, from the coding sequence GTGATTCACTTTCGTACACTGTTGCCGGAAGACGCAGAGGCCGTGGCTGCCGTCGAGCGTGAGAGTTTCCCGACACCGTGGTCGCGTGAAGATTTCTGGCGCGAGGCGTCGAATGACTTTGCCTGCTATATCGTTGCGCTCGAGGATGCGGAAATCATCGGCTTTGGCGGCTGCTGGATCTCGTTCGAGGAGGCGCAGGTGACGAATATCGCGCTGACTTCCGCACAGCGCGGCAGAGGGCTTGGGAAAGATCTCATGACGCGGCTGATGTGTGCGGCGGCTGCGCGCGGTGCGGAGCGCATGACACTCGAGGTGCGTCCGTCGAATACGTCTGCGCTGCGCCTCTATGAGGGGCTGGGCTTTGCAGCAATCGGTGTGCGCAAGAAATACTATCAGGACAATGACGAGGACGCGATCCTGATGTGGCATACGAAATTGAAGGAATTTGCAAATGAAAGATGTGCAGGAGAAACTGACGCTCGGGATTGA
- the tsaD gene encoding tRNA (adenosine(37)-N6)-threonylcarbamoyltransferase complex transferase subunit TsaD, translated as MKDVQEKLTLGIETSCDETSAAVLRGTRELLSCVIATQIPIHQKYGGVVPEIASRNHILSILPVVEQALTEAGTELAEIDQIAVTYGPGLVGALLVGVSAAKSLAFSLGVPLIGVNHLEGHIFANFLASEDLRPAFMSLVVSGGHTALVDVADYETFRQMGRTRDDAAGEAFDKVARVMGLPYPGGPEIDKLAREGDPTAIDFPRALAQEGNYEFSFSGLKSAVLNYINSEQMKGHALNKADIAASFQSAVVEVLVHKAFEAIHEAGRDTLVLAGGVAANKSLETRLRETAAAEGIRYLYPPPRLCTDNAAMIACRGAYQAAAGKYSDLYLNAVPGLDFQ; from the coding sequence ATGAAAGATGTGCAGGAGAAACTGACGCTCGGGATTGAGACGAGCTGCGACGAGACCTCGGCGGCGGTGCTGCGCGGGACACGCGAACTCCTCTCGTGTGTGATCGCGACGCAGATTCCGATTCATCAGAAGTACGGCGGCGTTGTGCCCGAGATCGCCTCACGCAACCACATTTTGAGCATACTGCCCGTCGTCGAGCAGGCACTTACGGAGGCGGGGACAGAGCTCGCAGAGATCGACCAGATCGCCGTCACCTATGGACCAGGGCTCGTCGGGGCTCTCCTCGTCGGCGTGTCGGCGGCGAAGTCGCTCGCGTTCTCCCTCGGTGTGCCGCTCATTGGGGTCAATCATCTCGAAGGGCACATTTTTGCGAACTTCCTTGCGTCCGAGGATCTCAGACCGGCCTTTATGTCGCTCGTCGTCTCGGGCGGGCATACGGCACTCGTCGATGTCGCGGATTACGAGACGTTCCGCCAGATGGGCAGGACGCGTGACGATGCGGCGGGCGAGGCGTTTGACAAGGTGGCGCGTGTGATGGGGCTGCCGTACCCCGGCGGCCCCGAGATCGACAAGCTTGCCCGTGAGGGGGATCCCACCGCGATCGACTTTCCGCGTGCACTCGCGCAGGAGGGCAACTACGAATTTAGCTTCAGCGGACTGAAATCCGCCGTGTTGAACTACATCAACAGCGAGCAGATGAAGGGTCATGCACTGAACAAGGCGGACATCGCCGCCTCGTTCCAGTCCGCCGTCGTCGAGGTGCTCGTGCACAAGGCGTTTGAGGCGATTCACGAAGCGGGGCGCGATACCCTTGTCCTCGCGGGCGGTGTTGCGGCGAATAAGTCCCTTGAGACACGTCTGCGTGAGACGGCAGCGGCGGAGGGCATCCGCTATCTTTATCCGCCGCCGCGCCTTTGTACGGACAACGCTGCCATGATTGCCTGTCGCGGTGCGTATCAGGCGGCGGCAGGGAAGTACAGTGACCTCTATCTGAACGCCGTGCCGGGACTGGATTTTCAGTAA
- a CDS encoding BglG family transcription antiterminator codes for MELTARMRAILSALLSADGYVPAERIASALDVSARTITREMHGLEMALMPYGITLLRRTGAGFMLTGDKADLTRLRTQISKVNVRGELTPDQRRSILVTRLLMADEPLKLFALARILDVTDSTVSHDLDRLQPFLAEQGITLVRRPGLGVYVEGAERDIRSALVRIIHDCMDEKELLALVADDGVEGAASAADRALLGLVDGAQIRMIDDIVAEETQGRDIPDTARVGLVVHLALAVRRMQQHDAIVMDAGTLGELRRTEEFAAARMIAAQLGKVFALSVPEAEIGYITMHLLGARGTALPAGAGRVDNFRLVQIAQSIMRLASEKSGAPLIRSRTLLSGLVNHLAPALHRLKLHMDIRNPLLAQMEAEHPELMELARYSTRMMEEEVGTPLPADEIAYIAIHIGAALTEAGGDRPVVRVLVACPTGLGTSRLLASRIRRAYERIRVVGELSSLALTAQEITRRAVDFVVSTVPLPPLPVPVVVASAFLTASDRARIDAVLAACVPQSAIETQEKPQFSEAMAEIHCLSGAIYELLTGFRLRVDVRVQTLPQLADAAAQLLISEGAADVAAALLRREEIAPTWVAPQMILLHTETAALRTPQFGVLRLAQPLPYGADAVRTALVMLAPTETATAKQLLGTISVQTAERPSFKDILAYGDADEIRRALEYVFEEHFRERLEELL; via the coding sequence ATGGAGCTGACGGCACGTATGCGGGCGATTCTGTCCGCTCTCCTCTCAGCAGACGGCTATGTACCCGCCGAGCGCATCGCCTCTGCCCTCGATGTCAGCGCACGCACCATTACGCGTGAGATGCACGGGCTTGAGATGGCACTGATGCCGTACGGCATTACACTTCTCAGGCGCACGGGCGCGGGCTTTATGCTGACGGGGGATAAGGCAGATCTAACGCGGCTAAGGACGCAGATCTCCAAGGTAAATGTACGCGGGGAGTTGACCCCCGATCAGCGGCGTTCGATTCTCGTGACGCGTCTCCTCATGGCGGATGAGCCGCTCAAACTCTTTGCTTTGGCACGCATTCTGGACGTGACGGACAGCACCGTCAGTCACGATCTCGATCGGCTTCAGCCGTTTCTGGCGGAGCAGGGAATCACGCTTGTACGCCGTCCCGGACTCGGGGTTTACGTCGAGGGGGCGGAGCGGGACATCCGCAGTGCACTCGTCCGCATCATTCACGACTGTATGGATGAAAAGGAGCTGCTCGCACTCGTCGCCGACGACGGTGTGGAGGGAGCGGCATCAGCAGCGGACCGGGCTCTGCTCGGTCTCGTCGACGGGGCACAGATACGGATGATTGATGATATCGTTGCCGAGGAGACGCAGGGGCGGGATATCCCTGATACTGCGCGTGTCGGGCTGGTCGTCCATCTTGCGCTTGCCGTGCGGCGCATGCAGCAGCACGATGCGATTGTGATGGATGCAGGGACGCTCGGAGAGCTGCGCCGCACGGAGGAATTCGCGGCAGCGCGCATGATTGCGGCACAGTTGGGCAAAGTATTTGCGCTCTCCGTCCCCGAGGCAGAGATCGGCTACATCACCATGCACCTCCTCGGTGCGCGCGGCACGGCTCTTCCTGCAGGGGCAGGGCGGGTGGATAACTTCCGCCTCGTACAGATTGCGCAGTCGATCATGCGTCTTGCCTCCGAAAAGAGCGGTGCGCCCCTCATCAGAAGCCGTACACTGCTCTCCGGTCTGGTGAATCACCTCGCCCCGGCACTGCATCGGCTGAAACTCCACATGGATATCCGCAATCCTCTGCTCGCACAGATGGAGGCGGAGCATCCGGAACTCATGGAGCTCGCACGGTACTCTACGCGCATGATGGAGGAGGAGGTTGGGACACCGCTCCCCGCCGATGAGATTGCATACATTGCCATTCACATCGGCGCAGCACTGACGGAGGCGGGTGGGGATCGCCCCGTTGTGCGCGTGCTTGTTGCGTGCCCTACGGGACTTGGGACGAGCCGTCTGCTCGCAAGCCGCATCCGCCGTGCCTACGAGCGCATCCGCGTGGTGGGGGAGCTCTCCTCCCTCGCGCTCACGGCGCAGGAGATCACACGCCGCGCCGTGGACTTCGTTGTATCGACCGTTCCACTCCCGCCGCTTCCCGTGCCCGTCGTCGTCGCGAGTGCGTTTCTGACCGCATCCGATCGGGCACGGATCGACGCTGTACTCGCCGCTTGTGTGCCGCAGTCCGCCATTGAGACGCAGGAAAAGCCGCAGTTCAGCGAGGCGATGGCAGAGATTCATTGCCTGAGCGGTGCGATTTATGAGCTGCTTACGGGCTTTCGACTGCGTGTCGATGTACGGGTGCAGACACTGCCGCAGCTGGCAGATGCGGCAGCGCAGCTCCTTATATCGGAGGGGGCGGCTGATGTTGCAGCGGCACTTCTCAGACGTGAGGAAATTGCGCCCACATGGGTCGCGCCGCAGATGATTTTGCTTCACACAGAGACAGCTGCGCTGCGCACACCGCAGTTCGGCGTTCTTCGTCTCGCTCAGCCGCTTCCCTACGGTGCGGACGCAGTACGTACGGCACTCGTCATGCTTGCTCCGACAGAGACGGCGACGGCAAAGCAGCTTCTTGGGACGATCTCGGTGCAGACTGCGGAGCGTCCGAGCTTCAAAGATATCCTCGCATATGGGGACGCGGATGAGATACGCCGTGCACTGGAATACGTTTTTGAAGAGCATTTCCGTGAAAGATTGGAAGAGCTCTTGTAG